In one window of Littorina saxatilis isolate snail1 linkage group LG11, US_GU_Lsax_2.0, whole genome shotgun sequence DNA:
- the LOC138979910 gene encoding cytochrome b-c1 complex subunit 7-like produces MAARKVVAEVPAWKRSLQRWAYYKSYFPSLGLVRDDCLDETSAVKEAIKRLPADVYDARQFRISRAMYLSNRKEILPKGEWTKMEEDVRYLMPLIQEVERERQERQEWDKK; encoded by the exons ATGGCTGCTAGAAAAGTCGTGGCTGAAG TTCCTGCCTGGAAGCGCTCTTTGCAGCGTTGGGCCTACTACAAGTCTTATTTCCCGTCCCTGG GTTTGGTGCGGGATGATTGTCTGGACGAGACGTCAGCCGTAAAGGAAGCGATCAAACGATTGCCAGCTGACGTGTACGACGCCCGTCAGTTCCGCATCTCCCGCGCCATGTACCTCTCCAACCGCAAAGAGATCCTGCCCAAGGGGGAGTGGACCAAGATGGAGGAG GATGTTCGCTACCTGATGCCTTTGATTCAAGAGGTGGAGCGGGAACGTCAGGAACGACAGGAGTGGGACAAAAAGTGA
- the LOC138979901 gene encoding uncharacterized protein, with translation MEAINHHIESFHPTVPHYRRSHAPFRRYLPDDISITSMWKDFKEKKAESKVSFNLYRQCVRNKNISFSKLGGEECELCLLYNTECHGHVNQQQPSCELCEQWAQHIEHARKSRTQYQEDGKASSGEGETVYLSSDMQKIIVLPRMPGVKTCMFTRRLVVFHQTFAPLGHLKSKRREHRVLACVWHEGISGRKAADVASAYAKAIEYYSQSTDSIVIWCDNCGPQNKNWTLYTCLTLLINSPTVSLTQLELRYLEKGHTFMSADSFHASVEKSTKRHKNLWNFEDFSDCVEASAGSPKLASLQCQDFRLWRNGVSARKKDVQCRPHLRTIRAAKFSKGCTALQYKLDLSEQTFKQCSFMKESLLADPALPPKLTANRGLELQKAVDIKKKLCPLMPLSKRQFWNSLAEDKNNLDLQVQKSEVSESSESDLDNDDDHPSPTEPRGSCMSSACSSRPSRPSYPLYEGIDPILAAEGRQIEYTRGDGNCFFRAISRELDGSEVNHGKWRDMVCNTIASQPQLFEQYVGTTIDDHLRDMRQLGRWATTCELYAIATCLGRHLYVFSPHPGQGDNAAAYRWLGFPPQEEAVEVVGGHDESVHPRYITLCHTHANHFDRIRPLLAGCNCEMQPPRLAGEEATMDLT, from the exons ATGGAAGCTATAAACCACCACATAGAATCATTCCATCCGACGGTCCCACATTATCGACGGAGCCACGCACCTTTCAGAAGGTATCTCCCAGACGACATTTCCATAACATCCATGTGGAAAGACTTCAAGGAAAAGAAGGCAGAGTCCAAAGTTTCATTTAATTTGTACAGACAATGTGTCCGGAATAAAAATATCAGTTTCAGCAAACTTGGAGGAGAAGAGTGCGAACTTTGCCTGCTGTATAACACAGAGTGTCACGGACACGTGAACCAACAGCAACCATCGTGTGAACTGTGCGAACAATGGGCACAGCACATTGAACATGCCCGGAAATCGAGGACCCAGTATCAGGAGGACGGCAAAGCTTCCTCAGGGGAAGGAGAAACAGTCTATCTTTCAAGTGACATGCAGAAAATAATAGTTCTTCCTCGTATGCCCGGCGTGAAGACCTGCATGTTCACTCGCAGGCTTGTGGTTTTCCATCAGACCTTTGCACCGTTAGGTCACCTGAAGTCCAAACGCAGAGAACATCGTGTGCTGGCCTGCGTCTGGCACGAGGGGATTTCTGGACGAAAAGCAGCCGACGTTGCCAGTGCGTATGCCAAAGCCATAGAATACTACAGCCAAAGTACCGACTCCATTGTCATATGGTGTGACAACTGTGGACCCCAAAACAAGAACTGGACTTTATATACGTGCTTGACACTTTTGATAAATTCCCCCACAGTGTCCTTGACACAATTAGAACTGCGCTACCTTGAGAAAGGACACACTTTCATGTCTGCGGACTCGTTCCACGCATCCGTAGAAAAAAGCACCAAAAGACACAAAAATCTCTGGAACTTTGAGGATTTTTCTGATTGCGTTGAAGCATCGGCCGGATCACCCAAGTTGGCAAGTCTCCAGTGCCAAGACTTCCGGCTGTGGAGAAATGGTGTCTCCGCCAGGAAAAAAGATGTCCAGTGTAGACCACACTTGAGAACAATCAGAGCAGCAAAGTTTTCTAAAGGCTGCACTGCACTGCAGTACAAACTTGATCTTTCTGAGCAGACATTCAAACAATGTTCTTTCATGAAAGAGTCCTTGCTTGCCGACCCTGCTCTACCTCCTAAACTGACTGCGAACAGAGGGTTGGAACTGCAGAAAGCCGTGGACATCAAAAAGAAGCTTTGCCCATTGATGCCACTCTCCAAGAGACAGTTTTGGAACTCCCTGGCTGAAGACAAAAACAACTTGGATCTCCAGGTGCAAAAGAGTGAAG TCTCTGAAAGTTCCGAGTCGGACCTGGACAACGATGACGACCACCCGTCGCCTACAGAACCCCGTGGTTCATGCATGTCTTCAGCCTGCTCGTCTCGCCCCTCCCGGCCGTCGTATCCCTTGTACGAAGGCATAGACCCGATCCTGGCTGCTG AGGGCAGACAGATCGAGTATACTCGAGGTGATGGGAACTGCTTCTTCCGCGCCATAAGCAGAGAACTTGACGGCTCTGAAGTCAACCATGGCAAGTGGCGAGACATGGTGTGCAACACAATTGCTTCCCAGCCTCAGTTATTCGAACAGTACGTGGGTACAACCATCGACGACCACCTTCGGGACATGCGACAGTTGGGCAGGTGGGCAACAACTTGCGAACTCTACGCCATCGCAACGTGTCTCGGTCGTCACCTGTACGTGTTCTCGCCACACCCTGGGCAAGGCGACAACGCTGCAGCGTACAGATGGCTCGGATTCCCACCCCAGGAGGAAGCTGTCGAAGTTGTTGGTGGGCATGATGAGTCAGTGCATCCACGGTATATCACACTGTGTCACACTCATGCCAACCACTTCGACCGAATTCGTCCGTTGCTGGCAGGTTGCAACTGCGAGATGCAACCACCCCGGCTTGCTGGAGAAGAGGCCACAATGGATCTTACCTAA